In Bacillus weihaiensis, the genomic stretch TCATCAATTCAACCCGCTAATAAGGAACTAATGGAAATAGCAATGAATTACATAAATACCTTAACGAAGCCTTTAGGCAGCCTCGGGAGAATTGAGGAACTAGCCATTCAGCTTGCAGGTATGAAAGAGACTATTTATCCCGAAGTATCCCCTCCTGGAATTGCTGTGTTTGCAGCAGATCATGGTATAACAACGATGGGAGTATCGGCCTATCCAAAAGATGTGACGGCTCAAATGGTACATAATTTTTTAAATGGCGGAGCGGCAATTAATGCATTCGCAAAAGAGGTGAACGGTAACTTAAAGATTGTTGATATTGGAATAGCAACACAAATACAACATAATTCGTTGCTACAAAAAAACATAAAAAAAGGGACAAATAATTTTGCTGATGAACCAGCTATGACCTATTCTGAAGTATATGAGAGTATTTTAGTTGGCATTCAAACAGCCGAAACACTTATTGATGAAGGAGCAAATTCTATTATCGTTGGTGAGATGGGAATTGGAAACACAACATCAGCTAGTGCACTTGTCACATGTATAACTGGTTGTACTGTTAATGATGCCGTTGGATATGGAACAGGTATTTCTGAAGAGATTCGTAGAAAGAAAGAGGATGTTATTACGAAGGCATTAATGCTTCACCAACCGAATGCAACAGACGCAATTGATCTATTATCTAAAATTGGGGGATTAGAAATAGCTGCAATGACAGGAGCCATTTTAAAGGCAGCAGAGCAGAGAATCCCTGTCATACTTGATGGTTTTATATGTACGTCAGCTGCTTTACTCGCTAGTCTATTAGAAGAAAATGTCACAGATTACCTTATCGCAGGACATTTATCTCAAGAACAAGGTCATAAGCACGCTCTTAGCTTTTTAGGAAAAAAGGCGTTGTTAGAGCTTGACCTTAGATTAGGAGAAGGGTCAGGAGCAGCCTTAGCTTATCCATTAGTATCAGCAGCATGTAGTATGGTCAAAAACATGGCAACATTTGAAACAGCTAAAGTCTCTGAAAAAATGTAATAGTTCAAATGATAAGAATTCTTTGTTTACACTAATTACCACATCATATATAATGATGCATGTCACATAAAACCATATTCAACAATAGGTCCTTTTAGTTACCAAACTATCAAGGATAATAGGGAAGTTGGTGAAAATCCAACGCGGTCCCGCCACTGTAAATGCTAAAGTGACTTTCACAAGTGCCACTGTACAAGGATGTATGGGAAGGTTGAAAGTCATG encodes the following:
- the cobT gene encoding nicotinate-nucleotide--dimethylbenzimidazole phosphoribosyltransferase, whose translation is MEPKREVNQTISSIQPANKELMEIAMNYINTLTKPLGSLGRIEELAIQLAGMKETIYPEVSPPGIAVFAADHGITTMGVSAYPKDVTAQMVHNFLNGGAAINAFAKEVNGNLKIVDIGIATQIQHNSLLQKNIKKGTNNFADEPAMTYSEVYESILVGIQTAETLIDEGANSIIVGEMGIGNTTSASALVTCITGCTVNDAVGYGTGISEEIRRKKEDVITKALMLHQPNATDAIDLLSKIGGLEIAAMTGAILKAAEQRIPVILDGFICTSAALLASLLEENVTDYLIAGHLSQEQGHKHALSFLGKKALLELDLRLGEGSGAALAYPLVSAACSMVKNMATFETAKVSEKM